One region of Neorhodopirellula lusitana genomic DNA includes:
- the tmk gene encoding dTMP kinase codes for MPFPQFISLDGIDGVGKSTQIQLLTQRLTEAGQDVLVVRDPGSTEIGQKLRALLLDSDLHMNRLTEAMLFMASRTEMIESILRPALAAGKTVISDRFLLANVVYQSTGDLRPGSKPTVAPETLWQMGRIACGGLSPDLTLVLDMPAEVSLKRLDGPADRMEARGTDYMNAVRNAFLAQLPHTGGRGVVIDADDTPEGVAERIWTAVHGS; via the coding sequence ATGCCGTTCCCCCAATTTATCTCACTCGACGGAATCGACGGTGTCGGCAAGTCAACTCAAATCCAACTGCTCACCCAGCGTCTAACCGAAGCGGGACAAGACGTCCTGGTCGTCCGCGATCCGGGGTCGACTGAAATCGGCCAAAAACTGCGTGCCCTGCTGCTCGACAGCGACTTGCACATGAACCGCCTCACCGAGGCGATGCTGTTCATGGCCAGCCGCACCGAAATGATCGAGTCCATCCTGCGACCCGCTTTGGCGGCCGGAAAAACCGTGATCTCCGACCGGTTTCTACTCGCCAACGTGGTCTACCAAAGCACCGGCGATCTGCGGCCAGGATCCAAACCAACCGTTGCACCGGAAACGCTCTGGCAGATGGGCCGGATCGCCTGTGGCGGCTTGTCTCCTGACCTGACTCTCGTCTTGGATATGCCTGCCGAAGTCTCGCTAAAGCGACTCGATGGCCCAGCCGATCGCATGGAAGCCCGAGGCACCGATTACATGAACGCCGTCCGCAATGCGTTCTTGGCCCAGCTTCCCCACACGGGCGGACGCGGTGTCGTCATCGACGCCGACGACACGCCGGAAGGGGTCGCCGAGCGAATTTGGACCGCCGTCCACGGTTCCTGA
- a CDS encoding FdhF/YdeP family oxidoreductase — MSTTVPPSSSDVIAVQADSPSLDNGHGPIELIPTEEDGLLKQKPVKTRGTGLPAVLSSFRYAIGEAGPLRGTLPMLQINQGDGFDCPGCAWPDPDKERSAFEFCENGAKAVAHESDKRRITRSFFERYSVSEMSRHSDYWLEQQGRLTEPMVLRENATHYQPISWDEAFGMVADQLQGLDSPDEACFYTSGKATNEAAFAFQVFARGLGTNNMPDCSNMCHESSGRAMTRMFGHGKGTVLLEDFKKAELVFVVGQNPGTNHPRQLTALQQAKRAGAKVILVNPLPEAGMMGFMNPQEVGGMLGKSTQLTDEFLQVKINGDIPLFKGILKQLVEWDDAQGGIIDRDFVEQHTIDLDDLLADVRAAEWNDIVRRSGIGRDQITTVAKLVRDRERIIICWCLGVTQHRNGTQNVQEFLNLLLLRGAIGKPGAGACCVRGHSNVQGDRTMGVWEQPKKPLLDRMQEVFQFEPPRHHGFDSHSSAIAMHEGKLKVFVSLGGNFLMAMPDTRYAAEALQNTDLTVRIGTKLNRADLATGRQSLILPCLGRTERDVRVDADGKTECLQLSSTENSMGVVQRTTGRFEPASAELMNETEIICRLAHATLGDRMKVDWLGWANDYDQIRDAVAQVIPGFEDYNIRVRQDGGFYLPNGPRERQFPTPTGKAVFTVNPIPPEEVGPGQFAMTTVRSHDQFNTTIYGLHDRYRGIYNARQVVMMNQADMDELGLTAEQSVDVASLFEGKTRQVRGFKVVPYPIPRQCLAMYFPEANPLIPMGSTDEFSNCPSYKHTIVTVSAANGSQGH, encoded by the coding sequence GAACTGGTTTACCGGCGGTGCTGAGCAGCTTTCGCTATGCGATTGGCGAGGCCGGCCCGTTGCGTGGCACGCTGCCAATGTTGCAGATCAATCAAGGCGATGGTTTTGATTGTCCAGGCTGTGCATGGCCGGACCCGGACAAGGAGCGGTCGGCGTTTGAATTTTGTGAGAACGGAGCCAAGGCGGTCGCGCATGAATCCGACAAGCGTCGGATCACACGCTCCTTTTTCGAACGGTATTCCGTCAGTGAGATGTCCCGGCACTCGGATTACTGGCTCGAACAACAGGGGCGATTGACTGAGCCGATGGTGTTGCGAGAAAACGCGACACACTATCAGCCGATTTCTTGGGACGAAGCTTTCGGTATGGTCGCCGACCAATTGCAGGGACTTGATTCTCCGGATGAAGCTTGTTTTTACACTTCCGGCAAAGCGACCAACGAGGCCGCTTTTGCGTTCCAGGTGTTTGCCCGTGGATTGGGCACCAACAACATGCCGGACTGTTCCAACATGTGTCACGAGTCGAGCGGGCGAGCGATGACTCGGATGTTTGGCCACGGCAAAGGGACGGTGTTGTTGGAAGATTTCAAAAAGGCGGAATTGGTATTTGTGGTGGGCCAGAATCCTGGCACGAATCATCCACGCCAGTTAACCGCTCTGCAGCAGGCCAAGCGTGCTGGTGCGAAGGTGATTTTGGTTAACCCGTTGCCCGAAGCGGGGATGATGGGATTCATGAACCCGCAAGAAGTGGGTGGAATGTTGGGGAAATCGACCCAGCTAACCGATGAGTTTTTACAGGTCAAAATCAATGGCGACATTCCGCTGTTCAAGGGAATCCTAAAGCAGCTCGTGGAATGGGATGACGCCCAAGGCGGGATCATTGACCGCGACTTTGTGGAACAACACACGATCGACTTAGACGACTTACTGGCCGATGTCCGGGCGGCCGAATGGAACGATATTGTTCGGCGAAGTGGGATCGGTCGGGATCAAATCACCACCGTGGCGAAACTGGTTCGCGACCGGGAACGGATCATCATTTGTTGGTGCTTGGGCGTGACTCAGCATCGCAATGGAACCCAGAACGTTCAAGAGTTTCTGAACTTGCTATTGTTGCGGGGCGCGATCGGTAAACCGGGCGCGGGTGCGTGTTGTGTTCGTGGGCATTCCAATGTGCAGGGTGACCGCACGATGGGAGTGTGGGAGCAACCCAAGAAGCCCTTGCTGGATCGGATGCAGGAAGTGTTTCAGTTTGAGCCGCCCCGTCATCATGGTTTCGATTCGCACTCGTCGGCGATCGCGATGCATGAAGGCAAGTTGAAGGTGTTTGTTTCGTTGGGCGGTAACTTCTTGATGGCGATGCCGGACACACGTTATGCCGCGGAGGCACTGCAGAACACGGATTTAACGGTCCGTATCGGAACGAAGTTGAACCGAGCTGATTTGGCTACAGGCCGTCAGTCCTTGATTTTGCCGTGCTTGGGACGCACTGAACGTGACGTGCGAGTGGATGCCGATGGCAAGACCGAATGTTTGCAGTTGTCCAGCACCGAAAACTCAATGGGCGTCGTGCAGCGGACGACTGGTCGTTTCGAACCGGCCTCGGCGGAGTTGATGAACGAAACCGAGATCATCTGTCGTCTCGCGCACGCGACGTTGGGTGATCGAATGAAGGTGGATTGGCTGGGTTGGGCGAATGACTACGATCAAATCCGCGATGCGGTTGCTCAAGTCATTCCGGGTTTCGAAGACTACAACATTCGCGTTCGACAAGATGGCGGTTTTTATCTACCCAACGGGCCTCGCGAACGTCAGTTCCCCACGCCGACCGGGAAGGCCGTCTTCACGGTCAATCCGATTCCGCCCGAAGAGGTTGGTCCTGGTCAGTTTGCGATGACCACCGTGCGAAGTCACGATCAATTCAACACGACGATCTATGGGCTACACGATCGCTATCGAGGTATCTACAACGCGCGGCAAGTCGTGATGATGAACCAAGCGGACATGGATGAACTTGGTTTGACGGCCGAACAGTCAGTGGATGTGGCCAGTCTTTTTGAAGGGAAGACTCGGCAAGTTCGTGGTTTCAAAGTGGTGCCGTATCCGATCCCTCGGCAGTGCCTGGCGATGTACTTTCCCGAAGCGAATCCGTTGATTCCGATGGGCAGCACGGACGAGTTCAGCAATTGTCCCTCGTACAAGCACACCATCGTCACGGTCTCGGCAGCCAACGGTAGCCAGGGCCACTAG